A section of the Cololabis saira isolate AMF1-May2022 chromosome 16, fColSai1.1, whole genome shotgun sequence genome encodes:
- the clec14a gene encoding C-type lectin domain family 14 member A — protein sequence MELCCCWTPVWSIVFLLRTISAEKLILSQTTASFTEAAARCAPGVLTSVSTEQEVQQILELLNSLEPHQEEISVWVGLKKVKNECVVQNLPLKGYKWIEDGSQETKINMWVEEPKLTCTEVRCAAIRQGFLQSSARLGLVPVSCKTKYRFICKPKHGLIEVSHEHRPATRTPALEPELDRRTTRSPAAEPEPPTPETRLATLDPSPAPLQTHSPIPRHRTESGAGSIPVPESDPCQIPNVPGSRYFSLDDKNSSRIQLECWSTIRMDLFCLGQPIMWRVLDGSPANLSHLCQHCSTGYQKDASGHCVDVDECSKDGVCPHTCINTPGSYSCVCGHDIPADHDNANGTDCEVTGVATDEDPLWDILVPVLVAVGVLLVLLLVIGVTVKCCMRRRSKKLNKEDEDEEDKRPMRNNQ from the coding sequence ATGGAGCTCTGCTGCTGTTGGACACCGGTTTGGAGCATTGTCTTCCTCCTTCGAACCATCTCAGCTGAGAAGCTCATCCTGAGCCAAACCACAGCCAGCTTTACTGAGGCAGCGGCCAGGTGTGCCCCAGGTGTACTCACCAGCGTGTCCACTGAGCAAGAGGTCCAGCAGATCCTAGAGCTCCTCAACTCCTTGGAACCGCATCAGGAGGAAATCTCGGTCTGGGTCGGGCTGAAGAAGGTGAAGAATGAGTGTGTGGTCCAAAATCTCCCGCTGAAGGGATACAAGTGGATTGAGGATGGTAGTCAGGAGACCAAGATCAATATGTGGGTGGAGGAGCCAAAGCTCACCTGTACCGAGGTCAGGTGTGCCGCCATAAGGCAGGGCTTCCTTCAGTCCAGTGCGAGGCTGGGTCTGGTCCCAGTCAGCTGTAAGACCAAGTACCGATTCATCTGTAAACCAAAACATGGGCTGATAGAAGTGTCACATGAACACAGACCAGCCACCAGAACACCTGCTCTAGAACCAGAACTTGACCGCAGAACGACCAGGTCACCtgctgcagaaccagaaccacccacACCTGAAACAAGACTTGCAACACTCGATCCAAGTCCTGCTCCACTGCAGACCCACAGTCCAATTCCACGTCATAGAACTGAATCTGGTGCTGGCTCCATACCAGTACCAGAATCAGACCCGTGTCAGATTCCCAATGTTCCCGGCTCTCGCTACTTCTCGCTGGATGATAAGAATAGCAGCCGGATCCAGCTGGAGTGCTGGTCCACTATCCGGATGGACTTGTTCTGCTTGGGCCAACCCATCATGTGGCGGGTTCTGGATGGCTCCCCAGCCAACCTGAGTCACCTCTGCCAGCACTGCTCTACCGGCTACCAGAAGGATGCCTCTGGACACTGTGTGGACGTGGATGAGTGCAGCAAGGATGGAGTCTGCCCCCACACCTGCATCAACACCCCCGGCTCCTACAGCTGTGTCTGTGGCCATGACATCCCCGCTGACCACGACAACGCCAACGGCACTGACTGTGAGGTCACAGGGGTAGCCACGGATGAAGACCCACTGTGGGACATCCTGGTCCCGGTGCTGGTTGCTGTGGGGGTGctactggtgctgctgctggtgatcGGGGTGACCGTGAAATGCTGCATGAGGAGGAGGTCAAAGAAACTTAACAAagaagatgaggatgaggaggacaAACGGCCAATGAGAAACAACCAATGA